In Aequorivita sp. H23M31, a single window of DNA contains:
- the gldB gene encoding gliding motility lipoprotein GldB produces MTVLGCSFLLVLATVFFSCNNQSEVEREIEKIPMNVEIIRFDKIFAATKPEDLPKLKSQYPLFFPRQYKDSLWIEKMTDTLQEELEQEVILKFPNNDKLEDILVPLFQHIKYYFPKFDTPKVVTATSDVDYRNKVLLADSILVIALDNYLGSEHRFYSGIDLYISKEMKPSRIGPDVAEAYAMNYIKPPKNAAFLSQIIYYGKELYLKDLWLPNTSDADKIGYSEEEYKWAEENELYMWRYFIENELLYDTNPKLGARFINPAPFSKFYLEIDNESPGMLGRYLGWKIVRSYMKNNSVEVQRLMITDADEIFKNSKYKPKK; encoded by the coding sequence ATGACGGTTTTGGGATGTTCCTTTTTATTGGTTCTCGCGACAGTCTTTTTTTCGTGCAATAATCAAAGTGAGGTGGAGAGGGAGATTGAAAAAATCCCGATGAATGTTGAAATAATCCGCTTTGATAAAATTTTTGCTGCTACGAAGCCGGAAGATCTTCCTAAGTTAAAGTCGCAATATCCTCTTTTCTTTCCAAGACAGTATAAAGATAGTTTGTGGATTGAAAAGATGACTGATACTCTTCAGGAGGAATTGGAACAAGAGGTAATCCTAAAATTTCCCAACAATGATAAATTGGAAGATATTCTTGTGCCCTTGTTTCAGCATATAAAATACTATTTCCCAAAGTTTGATACTCCGAAAGTAGTTACCGCCACATCTGATGTTGATTATAGGAATAAAGTGCTTTTGGCAGACAGCATCTTGGTTATTGCCCTAGACAATTATTTGGGAAGTGAGCACCGATTTTATTCCGGAATCGATCTGTACATCAGTAAGGAAATGAAACCCTCGAGAATTGGTCCAGATGTAGCTGAAGCATATGCGATGAATTATATAAAACCGCCAAAAAATGCTGCATTTTTAAGCCAGATAATCTATTATGGAAAAGAGCTATATCTAAAAGACCTGTGGCTGCCAAATACTTCGGATGCTGATAAGATTGGTTACAGTGAAGAGGAATACAAGTGGGCAGAAGAAAACGAACTATATATGTGGCGATATTTTATTGAAAATGAATTGCTCTACGATACCAATCCAAAGTTGGGGGCGCGTTTTATCAATCCTGCACCATTTTCGAAATTCTATTTGGAAATAGATAACGAATCTCCTGGAATGTTAGGCCGCTATCTGGGTTGGAAAATAGTAAGGTCTTATATGAAAAACAATTCAGTAGAAGTTCAAAGACTCATGATAACCGATGCTGATGAAATATTTAAAAATTCAAAATACAAACCTAAAAAGTAA
- a CDS encoding alpha/beta fold hydrolase, whose product MSEKIKKEGKFSYLEIGEGTPIIVLHGLMGGLSNFDGVANFFPQKGYKVLIPELPIYKMSILKTTVKNFAKYVAQFIEHLGYEEVILLGNSLGGHIALLCTKLYPEHIKAMVITGSSGLYESAMGESYPKRGNYDYIKQKAENVFYDPAIATKEIVDEVYQSVNDRNKLIRTLAIAKSAIRHNMAKDLPKMHTPTCIIWGRDDHVTPPDVAIEFDKLLPDSELFWIDKCGHAAMMEHPDEFNEILYAWLVKRGF is encoded by the coding sequence ATGTCGGAGAAAATAAAGAAAGAGGGAAAATTCTCATATTTAGAAATTGGCGAAGGGACCCCCATTATTGTCCTGCACGGTTTAATGGGTGGGTTGAGCAATTTTGATGGAGTGGCCAACTTCTTTCCACAAAAAGGTTATAAAGTTCTTATTCCCGAACTACCGATCTACAAGATGTCCATCCTGAAAACCACTGTGAAAAATTTTGCCAAATATGTGGCACAATTTATCGAACATTTGGGCTATGAAGAGGTGATTCTCTTGGGAAATTCCTTAGGTGGCCATATAGCATTACTCTGTACAAAGCTCTATCCTGAACATATAAAAGCCATGGTAATTACGGGCAGCTCGGGGCTTTATGAAAGTGCCATGGGCGAAAGTTACCCCAAACGTGGCAATTACGATTACATAAAGCAAAAAGCAGAAAATGTTTTCTACGATCCTGCAATCGCGACGAAAGAAATAGTGGATGAGGTTTATCAGAGTGTAAACGACAGAAATAAGCTTATCCGGACACTGGCAATTGCCAAGAGCGCCATACGCCACAATATGGCGAAGGATTTGCCGAAGATGCATACCCCAACATGTATAATCTGGGGAAGGGATGATCACGTTACTCCTCCCGATGTGGCAATAGAATTTGATAAACTCTTACCCGATTCCGAGCTTTTTTGGATAGACAAGTGTGGGCATGCCGCGATGATGGAACATCCAGACGAGTTTAACGAAATACTATATGCTTGGCTGGTAAAGCGAGGGTTTTAG
- a CDS encoding tetratricopeptide repeat protein, whose translation MRFYLFSILLFLLSSCAQSEKSEEFLQPAFQKYTEEQERIIEEYSKQCANRHFYTFEMNGYQECLDRGLEKDSTISYLWQQKAMPYFKARKYEVGMPFLDKAVKYNRRKYLAYRGFIKCIFSKRYVEAIEDFEAAIEMDGNSYEMDHTYKFYIALSYLQLNEFEKAEKLFAEDIRDQESKFEDGAHFLDLFYYGITKYELGKWEEAVEQFDKALETYPTFAEVLLYKGICLARLDREEEAEAAVRLAKEEGDKGNTFNEDNAIYEMYPYQFKWKKHNH comes from the coding sequence ATGAGATTTTATCTGTTTTCTATTCTGTTATTCCTATTGTCCTCTTGTGCCCAATCCGAAAAGTCAGAAGAATTCTTACAGCCTGCTTTTCAGAAATATACCGAAGAGCAAGAGCGAATAATTGAAGAATATAGCAAGCAATGTGCAAATCGACATTTCTATACCTTTGAAATGAATGGATATCAGGAATGTCTGGATAGAGGTTTAGAAAAGGATAGTACCATTTCTTATTTATGGCAACAGAAGGCAATGCCTTATTTCAAAGCCAGGAAATATGAAGTTGGAATGCCTTTTTTAGATAAGGCAGTTAAATACAACAGACGAAAATATTTAGCGTATAGAGGATTTATCAAATGTATTTTCTCAAAGAGATATGTAGAAGCCATTGAAGATTTTGAAGCGGCAATTGAGATGGATGGAAATAGTTATGAGATGGACCATACCTACAAATTTTATATTGCTCTTTCCTATCTACAATTAAACGAATTTGAAAAAGCGGAAAAATTATTTGCCGAAGATATTCGAGATCAAGAGAGCAAATTTGAGGATGGTGCCCATTTTCTGGATTTGTTCTACTACGGAATTACAAAATATGAATTGGGAAAATGGGAAGAGGCCGTTGAACAATTTGATAAAGCTCTAGAAACCTACCCCACTTTTGCGGAAGTCCTCTTATATAAAGGAATATGTTTAGCCCGATTGGACAGAGAAGAGGAGGCGGAAGCAGCTGTAAGACTTGCTAAAGAGGAGGGAGATAAAGGAAACACTTTTAATGAGGACAACGCTATTTATGAGATGTATCCTTACCAGTTTAAATGGAAAAAACACAACCATTAA
- a CDS encoding penicillin-binding protein, producing the protein MAIEEKNIMNRLYIIAGCMFIFALGISVKLMNIQFIDGDKYRELAEKNTVKNFVIPASRGNVYADDGSLLATSVPKYDIRFDAVTVSEEDFKENLLPLAEGLNKMFGKSVTYYQDMLRRARADKNRYLLIVKNLGYSDYIAVKNLPLFKKGPYRGGIIVEQRTVREHPIGKIAQRTVGDESFDRPGYYSVGLEGAFNDLLTGKEGHRLKQKIAAGQWKPVYDDNEVEPQDGYDIVSTINVNIQDIAHHALLKQMEYYEAEHGSVIVMEVSTGEIKAISNLGRTSNGMYYEKLNYAIGESHEPGSTFKVMALMAALEDKVIDTSTVIDTGNGVKMFYGRTIRDSHRGGFGKISAARALEVSSNIGLATIIDDNYSKNPNKFINRLKSWHLNEKTGVAIKGEGEPMIPEPGGKKWSKNALPSMSYGYNLSLTPLQTLTFYNAIANNGVMVKPRFLKEVRVWNEKVTVYDTQVINPKICSDETLAQIKTILENTVKRGTGRSLYSPDFSMAGKTGTAQAEYWMADWASNRRYISSFAGFFPVENPKYSCIVIIHKPSTKKGFYGGDVSGPVFKRIAQKIFTDSRSMDSVEDVESIENPLIKMDFQSYYSKLQEAKDIIPNVQGMAGMDAVSLLENLGLKVQVIGNGTVIKQSLPSGEVLKKGQQIVLNLS; encoded by the coding sequence ATGGCCATTGAAGAAAAAAACATAATGAACAGGTTATACATCATAGCAGGATGTATGTTCATCTTCGCTCTGGGTATAAGTGTCAAGTTGATGAACATACAGTTTATTGATGGCGATAAATACCGGGAGCTTGCCGAAAAAAATACCGTTAAAAATTTTGTTATTCCCGCTAGTCGCGGAAATGTCTATGCTGACGATGGCAGCCTATTGGCTACCTCTGTCCCAAAATACGATATCCGTTTTGATGCCGTAACCGTTTCCGAAGAAGACTTCAAAGAAAATTTACTTCCACTTGCAGAGGGTCTGAACAAAATGTTTGGAAAATCGGTTACCTATTATCAGGATATGCTGAGAAGAGCTCGAGCCGATAAAAACCGCTATTTGTTAATTGTAAAAAATCTGGGTTACTCAGATTATATAGCTGTTAAAAACCTACCGCTTTTCAAAAAGGGACCATATCGCGGAGGGATTATCGTAGAGCAGCGCACCGTTAGAGAACACCCGATTGGAAAGATTGCACAACGCACGGTTGGAGATGAATCTTTTGATCGTCCAGGCTATTATTCCGTGGGATTGGAAGGTGCATTTAATGATCTTTTAACCGGAAAAGAAGGGCATCGTTTAAAGCAAAAAATTGCAGCTGGACAATGGAAGCCCGTTTACGATGATAATGAAGTAGAGCCTCAGGATGGGTACGATATTGTTTCTACAATAAATGTAAATATACAGGACATCGCCCACCATGCATTATTAAAGCAGATGGAGTATTACGAAGCTGAACATGGTTCGGTAATCGTGATGGAGGTTTCCACCGGCGAAATAAAGGCAATTTCAAATTTGGGCCGCACTTCAAATGGTATGTATTACGAAAAACTGAACTATGCTATTGGTGAATCCCACGAGCCAGGATCCACTTTTAAGGTGATGGCCCTAATGGCGGCGCTGGAAGATAAGGTTATTGATACCAGTACCGTAATCGATACGGGAAATGGTGTTAAAATGTTTTATGGTAGAACAATCCGGGATTCCCATAGAGGTGGTTTTGGAAAAATCTCTGCTGCCCGCGCATTGGAAGTCTCTTCCAATATAGGCCTGGCCACTATTATTGACGACAACTATTCCAAAAACCCAAACAAATTTATCAATAGGCTTAAAAGTTGGCATCTCAATGAAAAAACAGGGGTAGCCATTAAAGGGGAAGGTGAGCCTATGATACCAGAACCAGGCGGTAAAAAGTGGAGCAAGAACGCTCTCCCTTCTATGTCCTATGGATATAATTTAAGTCTTACTCCATTGCAAACCCTTACCTTCTACAATGCCATTGCAAACAACGGGGTCATGGTCAAACCAAGATTCCTAAAGGAAGTACGGGTATGGAACGAAAAGGTTACCGTGTATGATACTCAAGTCATTAATCCAAAAATTTGTTCAGACGAAACCTTGGCCCAAATCAAGACCATACTTGAAAATACCGTAAAACGAGGGACAGGACGTTCCCTTTATTCCCCTGATTTTTCAATGGCTGGTAAGACGGGAACCGCACAGGCTGAATATTGGATGGCCGACTGGGCCAGTAATCGTCGTTACATATCTTCTTTCGCGGGGTTTTTTCCTGTCGAGAATCCTAAATATTCCTGTATTGTAATTATCCATAAACCAAGCACAAAAAAAGGGTTCTATGGAGGAGATGTTTCAGGACCTGTATTTAAGAGAATAGCGCAAAAAATCTTTACCGATTCGCGAAGTATGGATTCTGTAGAAGATGTGGAATCCATAGAGAATCCCCTTATTAAAATGGATTTTCAAAGCTATTACTCAAAGTTACAAGAAGCAAAGGATATTATACCTAATGTTCAGGGAATGGCAGGAATGGACGCCGTTTCATTACTGGAGAATCTTGGATTAAAAGTCCAGGTTATCGGAAATGGTACGGTCATTAAACAATCCTTACCCTCAGGAGAAGTATTAAAAAAGGGACAACAAATTGTTTTAAATCTATCGTGA
- the rsmH gene encoding 16S rRNA (cytosine(1402)-N(4))-methyltransferase RsmH, with amino-acid sequence MEYHNPVLLKESVDGLNIIPNGIYVDVTFGGGGHSREILKRLGPEGKLIAFDQDKDALANTIEDSRFLLINQNFRLMKRFLRFHGYKTVDGILGDFGVSSHQFDVAERGFSTRFEADLDMRMNRDSNFSAFTVVNKYDEEELKNVLANYGELRSAPAMARVIVEARSDGKIKTSEQLKKVLSRFLPAHKENKILAQIYQAIRIEVNQELEALKEFLLQTNDVLEPGGRISLISYHSLEDRLVKRYIRNGLFEGEAEKDVFGRVDVPFKAVGKFIIPSDEEIKQNNRARSAKLRIAEKI; translated from the coding sequence ATGGAATATCATAATCCAGTTTTGTTAAAGGAGTCTGTAGATGGCCTCAATATAATACCGAACGGTATTTATGTAGATGTCACCTTCGGTGGAGGGGGCCACTCTCGAGAAATTCTAAAACGATTGGGGCCGGAAGGAAAATTGATTGCATTTGATCAAGATAAAGATGCCTTAGCGAACACTATCGAGGATTCAAGATTTTTATTGATCAATCAGAATTTCAGGTTGATGAAGCGCTTTCTCAGGTTTCACGGGTATAAGACTGTTGATGGCATTTTGGGGGATTTCGGTGTTTCGTCACATCAATTTGACGTTGCAGAAAGAGGGTTTTCCACACGCTTTGAGGCTGATTTGGATATGCGGATGAACCGGGACAGTAATTTTTCGGCATTTACCGTGGTCAATAAATATGATGAAGAGGAGCTAAAAAACGTGCTGGCCAATTATGGAGAACTGAGAAGTGCACCCGCTATGGCAAGGGTTATAGTTGAGGCGAGAAGTGATGGGAAAATCAAGACTAGCGAACAGCTTAAAAAAGTTCTCAGTAGGTTTTTGCCCGCGCATAAAGAGAATAAAATATTGGCCCAAATATATCAGGCCATTCGAATTGAAGTTAATCAGGAACTAGAGGCTTTAAAGGAATTCTTGCTCCAGACGAATGATGTGCTCGAGCCTGGCGGAAGAATTAGTTTGATAAGTTACCATTCGCTTGAGGATAGGTTGGTAAAGCGCTATATACGGAATGGATTGTTTGAGGGAGAGGCCGAAAAAGATGTCTTTGGAAGAGTGGACGTACCATTTAAAGCGGTAGGAAAATTTATTATTCCTTCTGATGAGGAAATAAAGCAGAATAATCGGGCGCGGAGTGCCAAACTTCGAATTGCCGAAAAAATATAG
- the gldC gene encoding gliding motility protein GldC → MATKHTSEIKLKVALDENKIPNSIQWTAEDGGVTDEATKAVMLSVWDHKNKESLRIDLWTKDMPLDEMKVFFHQTLTAMADTFQRATNDDKMSDTMRDFCDYFAEKLELKRG, encoded by the coding sequence ATGGCGACGAAACATACATCTGAAATAAAACTCAAGGTAGCTCTTGACGAAAATAAAATCCCAAATTCCATTCAATGGACCGCCGAAGATGGTGGCGTAACGGATGAAGCAACCAAAGCAGTAATGCTATCGGTTTGGGACCACAAAAATAAGGAATCTCTGCGTATAGATCTGTGGACAAAGGATATGCCTCTTGATGAAATGAAGGTTTTTTTCCACCAGACTTTAACTGCGATGGCAGATACTTTTCAACGTGCCACCAACGATGATAAAATGAGTGACACTATGCGCGATTTTTGCGATTATTTTGCAGAAAAATTGGAATTGAAACGCGGGTAA
- the yihA gene encoding ribosome biogenesis GTP-binding protein YihA/YsxC produces the protein MQIKSAEFVMSNSKVDKCPKDRLPEYAFIGRSNVGKSSLINMLMDRKNLAKTSGRPGKTQLINHFLINKNWYLVDLPGYGYARVSKSVKKTFQQFITDYFREREQMILAFVLVDSRLEPQPIDLEFMAWLGENGVPFNIIFTKADKLRPMALDRNIKAYSEKMLESWEEMPKYFITSASNYIGRDEVLNYIETLNTQMSNSDFH, from the coding sequence ATGCAGATAAAATCGGCAGAATTTGTGATGAGCAACAGCAAGGTAGACAAATGTCCCAAAGACCGGCTACCTGAATATGCATTTATTGGCCGTAGTAATGTGGGTAAGTCTTCGCTCATCAATATGTTGATGGACCGTAAGAATCTGGCGAAAACTTCAGGAAGACCCGGAAAGACACAACTTATAAACCATTTCCTGATCAATAAAAATTGGTATTTGGTGGATCTACCAGGTTATGGATATGCTCGGGTTTCAAAAAGCGTAAAAAAGACTTTTCAACAATTTATCACGGATTATTTTCGTGAACGGGAACAAATGATTTTGGCCTTTGTCCTGGTAGACTCCAGATTGGAGCCACAACCAATCGATCTCGAATTTATGGCATGGCTGGGTGAAAATGGTGTTCCCTTTAATATTATCTTCACTAAAGCAGACAAACTTAGGCCAATGGCTTTAGACCGAAATATCAAGGCCTATTCAGAAAAGATGTTGGAATCATGGGAGGAAATGCCCAAATATTTTATCACCTCCGCCAGCAATTATATAGGAAGGGATGAGGTCCTGAATTATATAGAAACATTGAATACACAAATGTCCAATTCAGATTTTCATTAA
- the mraY gene encoding phospho-N-acetylmuramoyl-pentapeptide-transferase translates to MLYYLFDYLDKTYEIPGTGLFGFITFRAAMALILSLVIATVYGKKIIEFLRKKQIGETVRELGLEGQNEKAGTPTMGGIIIILATLIPVILFAKLENIYVILLIVTTIWMGIIGFMDDYIKKFKNDKQGLPGKFKVIGQIGLGLFVGATMYLHPDIVVQRNVESPSAQAQVISQKNENTFYVKDKALLTTIPFVKENEFNYSEIISWMGGNYKSYVWLIFIPIVIFIITAVSNGANLTDGIDGLAAGSSAIIGVTLALFAWVSGNVIFSDYLNIMYIPNTGEMTIFIMAFVGALVGFLWYNAYPAQVFMGDTGSLTIGGIIAVIAIAVRKELLIPILCGIFLMENLSVVLQVSWFKYSRRKYGEGRRIFRMAPLHHHYQIKGFHESKIVTRFWIVGIFLAIITIVTLKIR, encoded by the coding sequence ATGCTCTATTATCTATTCGACTATTTGGATAAGACCTACGAGATTCCCGGAACGGGTTTGTTTGGGTTCATTACTTTCCGTGCTGCCATGGCGCTTATTTTATCGTTGGTCATTGCCACAGTTTATGGTAAAAAGATTATTGAATTTCTTCGGAAAAAACAAATAGGGGAGACTGTACGCGAATTAGGATTGGAAGGTCAGAATGAAAAGGCGGGCACTCCTACAATGGGTGGCATTATTATAATTCTGGCAACTCTTATACCAGTTATCCTTTTCGCCAAGCTTGAAAATATTTATGTAATCCTCCTTATTGTTACCACCATTTGGATGGGAATAATCGGGTTTATGGACGATTACATAAAAAAATTTAAAAATGACAAGCAAGGCCTACCAGGTAAGTTCAAGGTTATTGGTCAGATCGGTCTTGGATTATTTGTCGGAGCCACCATGTATCTCCATCCGGATATTGTAGTGCAGCGAAATGTGGAATCGCCTAGCGCGCAGGCCCAGGTTATTTCTCAAAAAAATGAAAACACATTTTATGTAAAGGATAAGGCGCTCCTTACCACCATTCCCTTTGTGAAGGAAAATGAATTCAATTATTCTGAAATCATTAGTTGGATGGGAGGAAATTATAAAAGCTATGTATGGCTAATTTTTATTCCAATCGTCATTTTTATTATCACCGCAGTTTCCAATGGCGCAAATCTTACCGACGGAATTGACGGACTCGCCGCGGGAAGTTCCGCCATTATTGGGGTAACCTTAGCATTGTTTGCCTGGGTTTCGGGTAACGTTATTTTTTCCGATTACCTAAACATTATGTACATCCCAAATACGGGCGAAATGACAATTTTTATTATGGCATTTGTTGGGGCATTGGTAGGATTTTTATGGTATAATGCTTATCCGGCGCAAGTTTTTATGGGCGATACGGGCAGCCTTACCATAGGTGGGATTATTGCAGTTATCGCGATTGCCGTAAGAAAGGAATTGTTGATTCCCATCCTTTGCGGCATTTTTCTGATGGAAAATCTATCAGTTGTATTACAAGTAAGTTGGTTTAAATATTCTCGGCGGAAATACGGGGAGGGACGTCGAATTTTCAGAATGGCGCCACTTCACCACCATTATCAAATAAAGGGTTTTCACGAAAGTAAAATCGTAACCCGGTTTTGGATTGTAGGGATTTTTCTGGCCATTATCACTATTGTAACCTTGAAAATACGTTAG
- a CDS encoding UDP-N-acetylmuramoyl-L-alanyl-D-glutamate--2,6-diaminopimelate ligase — MIFLKDILYKVTLEKVVGSTSVAIHDIHFDSRKISLNDVFVAVKGTISDGHEFINRATDQGALAIICETLPNNIINGITYVQVNDSHKALAIMAANFYHNPSEQLKLVGITGTNGKTTIASLLYQLFKKAGMEAGLLSTVKIMVGDKEFKTTHTTPDSLTINKYLRKMVDAGVEFCFMEVSSHGIHQKRTEALNFIGGVFTNLSHDHLDYHKDFAEYRDVKKSFFDNLSKSAFALVNVDDRNGVVMLQNTKAKKYTYALKTYADFKASVLESQFNGQLLKINNQELWVKLIGGFNAYNLLAIYATAELLGLETAEILRLMSVLDSVAGRFQYSISRNKITVIVDYAHTPDALKNVLDSINSIRSGNEDLITVVGCGGDRDTTKRPEMAKIAASLSTKAVFTSDNPRSEDPEKIIEQMETGVPAEYYNRTLSITNRKEAIKAACQMANENDIILIAGKGHETYQEINGKRFDFDDFKIVNELLTNLNK; from the coding sequence GTGATCTTTCTAAAAGACATATTATATAAGGTTACCCTAGAGAAAGTTGTGGGCAGTACTTCTGTGGCCATTCACGATATACATTTTGATTCTCGAAAAATTTCTTTGAATGATGTTTTTGTTGCAGTAAAAGGAACTATTTCTGATGGTCATGAGTTTATCAACAGGGCCACCGATCAAGGGGCTCTGGCGATTATATGCGAAACTTTACCCAATAATATCATCAATGGGATTACCTATGTGCAGGTAAACGATTCCCATAAGGCATTAGCTATAATGGCTGCCAATTTCTACCACAATCCATCCGAGCAATTAAAATTGGTGGGCATAACTGGTACTAATGGAAAAACCACTATCGCCTCACTTTTATACCAACTTTTTAAAAAAGCTGGAATGGAAGCAGGGTTGCTTTCCACCGTAAAAATTATGGTTGGGGACAAGGAGTTTAAAACCACACATACTACTCCAGATTCCCTTACAATAAACAAGTATTTACGTAAAATGGTAGATGCTGGTGTCGAGTTTTGTTTTATGGAAGTGAGTTCACACGGAATCCATCAGAAACGTACAGAGGCTTTGAATTTTATTGGCGGGGTGTTTACAAATCTCTCCCACGACCATTTGGACTACCATAAAGATTTTGCGGAATATCGGGATGTAAAAAAATCATTTTTTGATAACCTGTCAAAATCCGCTTTTGCACTCGTAAATGTTGACGACAGAAACGGAGTAGTGATGCTTCAAAACACCAAGGCAAAAAAATATACCTACGCTCTTAAAACTTATGCCGATTTCAAAGCAAGTGTTTTGGAAAGCCAGTTTAATGGCCAATTGCTCAAGATCAACAATCAGGAACTCTGGGTGAAATTGATTGGAGGATTTAACGCATACAATCTACTCGCTATTTATGCTACCGCAGAACTGTTAGGATTAGAAACTGCTGAAATCCTTCGCTTAATGAGCGTTTTGGATAGTGTTGCGGGCAGATTTCAATATTCAATTTCAAGGAATAAGATTACAGTGATTGTCGATTATGCCCATACCCCAGACGCACTGAAAAATGTATTGGACAGTATAAACAGCATTCGGTCGGGCAATGAAGATTTGATAACCGTAGTTGGTTGCGGCGGAGATAGGGACACCACAAAACGTCCAGAAATGGCCAAGATTGCCGCATCTTTAAGCACCAAGGCTGTATTTACCAGTGATAATCCCCGTTCGGAAGATCCAGAGAAAATTATCGAGCAAATGGAAACAGGGGTTCCTGCGGAATATTATAATCGGACCCTCTCTATTACTAATAGAAAAGAGGCAATTAAGGCTGCCTGCCAAATGGCAAATGAAAACGACATTATTTTAATTGCCGGTAAGGGACATGAAACATATCAAGAAATAAACGGCAAACGCTTTGATTTTGACGATTTTAAAATTGTAAATGAACTTTTAACCAACCTAAACAAATAG
- the mraZ gene encoding division/cell wall cluster transcriptional repressor MraZ, which yields MLNLIGTYECKADVKGRVMLPAPLKKQLAPAMSEGFVVKRAVFQPCLEMYVMDEWNLLMQKMSELNRFDRKNNDFIRRFTAGVRIVELDSSGRLLIPKDLLSFAGINKELVISSAINIVEIWDKDRYEKAIDDASDDFADLAEEVMGTKNIIGNGIS from the coding sequence ATGCTCAATCTCATAGGCACATACGAATGCAAGGCGGATGTAAAAGGACGGGTTATGCTCCCCGCTCCTTTGAAAAAACAACTCGCGCCCGCCATGTCCGAGGGTTTTGTGGTAAAGCGTGCTGTTTTTCAACCCTGTCTTGAGATGTACGTGATGGATGAGTGGAATTTGCTTATGCAAAAAATGAGCGAACTCAACCGTTTCGACCGAAAGAACAATGATTTTATAAGAAGGTTTACCGCTGGCGTTCGGATTGTAGAGCTGGATTCCTCCGGTAGGTTATTGATTCCAAAGGACTTGCTTTCGTTTGCGGGAATCAATAAGGAGTTGGTAATCTCTTCGGCAATAAACATTGTTGAGATTTGGGATAAGGATAGATATGAAAAGGCAATCGACGACGCTTCAGACGATTTTGCCGATTTAGCAGAGGAAGTGATGGGAACCAAAAACATCATTGGTAATGGAATATCATAA
- a CDS encoding FtsL-like putative cell division protein codes for MKDSFYNIIKGKFLVSDDALKNWRFIVFLSLLALIMIGSSHTADKKVHQISKLNAQVKELKSEYVDIRMRLMQSKMESRIISALESKGLQPSSTPPKRIRIIGEKGSEEKRIASN; via the coding sequence ATGAAGGATAGCTTTTACAATATTATAAAAGGAAAATTTTTGGTAAGCGATGACGCCCTTAAGAATTGGCGTTTTATCGTTTTTCTGTCGCTACTGGCTTTGATAATGATAGGCAGCTCTCATACTGCGGATAAGAAAGTGCATCAGATATCAAAACTAAATGCACAAGTGAAAGAATTAAAAAGTGAGTATGTCGATATCCGGATGCGGTTAATGCAATCCAAAATGGAAAGTCGAATTATTTCTGCTTTGGAAAGCAAGGGTTTGCAGCCATCCTCTACGCCTCCAAAAAGAATAAGAATAATAGGAGAAAAGGGAAGTGAAGAAAAACGGATAGCATCAAATTAA